The following coding sequences lie in one Heyndrickxia oleronia genomic window:
- a CDS encoding RecQ family ATP-dependent DNA helicase — translation MNLTDELYNHFGFSSFRTGQEDVISSVLNGKDTLALLPTGTGKSLCYQLPGYLMTGAVLIVSPLLSLMQDQVDQFRMMGEKKVIALNSFLTFQERKKLLNTLHLYRFIYISPEMLTNEFVLEKIKKLNITLFVVDEAHCISQWGHDFRPDYLNLHEVRALLGNPVTLALTATATEEVREDIIKYLRLKRVNQLIFSVDRPNISLTVDKVRNHQMKVKKLLYLVKHLQKPGIIYFSSKRLAEEIAQLLRNEGIGNIAAYHAGMEQEQRILIQQQFLNDQIQIICATSAFGMGVNKDNIRFVIHFHMPYQLESYLQEIGRAGRDGEQSIAILLYASGDELIPLQMFDQELPTDSQIEQFYNLSDERKKHVDLLNLSEIQHRFLIYYSKLSEEQSILINKVKKIRDSRIQYKQLKLKDMIKWLKSTSCRRKDILEYFNETQTLQIHNCCDNCGIQMEEFEMEIVESINEEQQKTWQSMLGHLLLRGEK, via the coding sequence ATGAACTTAACTGATGAATTATATAATCATTTTGGTTTTTCTTCATTTCGTACGGGGCAGGAGGATGTCATTTCTTCGGTTTTAAACGGCAAGGATACATTGGCATTATTGCCAACAGGTACCGGAAAATCTCTTTGTTATCAGTTACCGGGTTATTTAATGACAGGTGCTGTTTTAATCGTCTCTCCATTATTGTCCTTAATGCAGGATCAAGTAGATCAATTTCGGATGATGGGAGAAAAAAAGGTAATTGCATTGAATTCATTTCTTACATTTCAAGAACGAAAAAAATTACTAAATACATTACATTTATATCGTTTTATTTATATTTCACCCGAAATGCTGACAAATGAATTTGTATTAGAAAAGATTAAGAAATTGAATATCACTCTATTTGTAGTAGATGAAGCACATTGTATTTCACAATGGGGTCATGATTTTAGACCAGATTATTTAAATTTACATGAGGTACGAGCATTACTTGGGAATCCGGTTACATTAGCTTTAACTGCTACAGCCACAGAAGAAGTACGTGAAGATATCATTAAATATTTGCGATTAAAAAGAGTAAATCAATTAATATTCTCTGTGGATCGCCCGAATATTTCATTAACTGTGGATAAAGTTAGGAACCATCAAATGAAGGTTAAAAAACTTTTATATTTGGTTAAACATCTACAAAAGCCTGGCATTATCTATTTTTCAAGTAAGCGTCTAGCAGAAGAAATTGCTCAATTGCTTCGCAATGAGGGCATAGGTAATATAGCAGCTTATCATGCGGGAATGGAGCAAGAGCAAAGAATACTGATACAGCAACAATTTTTAAATGATCAGATACAGATAATTTGTGCAACAAGTGCATTTGGAATGGGGGTAAATAAGGATAATATTCGCTTTGTCATTCATTTTCATATGCCATATCAATTAGAGTCTTATTTACAGGAGATTGGTCGTGCAGGTAGAGATGGAGAACAGAGCATAGCCATTCTTTTATATGCTTCAGGGGATGAATTAATACCATTACAAATGTTCGATCAAGAACTGCCAACTGATTCTCAAATAGAACAGTTTTATAATCTATCTGATGAAAGAAAAAAGCATGTGGATCTTTTAAACTTATCTGAAATACAGCATCGTTTTTTAATATATTATAGTAAGTTATCAGAAGAACAGTCTATATTGATTAACAAAGTGAAAAAAATCCGAGATAGTAGGATTCAATATAAACAATTAAAACTGAAAGATATGATAAAATGGTTAAAATCAACCTCATGCCGTCGAAAAGATATATTAGAGTATTTTAATGAAACCCAAACCCTTCAGATTCACAACTGCTGTGATAATTGTGGCATCCAGATGGAAGAGTTTGAAATGGAAATAGTAGAGTCAATTAATGAGGAGCAACAGAAAACTTGGCAGTCCATGCTAGGTCATTTATTGCTGAGAGGCGAAAAATAA
- a CDS encoding CPBP family intramembrane glutamic endopeptidase, which produces MRKNKQSDVIKQLSKRELTFHLYITQVIILTISIISSIFLFHDYQSFFHLFKVNSSILSLGVVSGIIIVILDLILMRVLPQHYYDDGGVNEKIFKDRSFLEILFLAAVIAFSEELLFRGVIQTNFGMVIASIVFAIAHIRYWGHWFLIVNIVVLSFLMGLVYEISDHNVVTTIVMHFIVDFLLGLSIKYNNKTIK; this is translated from the coding sequence ATGAGAAAAAACAAACAATCAGATGTAATAAAGCAGTTGTCGAAACGGGAACTAACTTTCCATTTATATATTACACAAGTGATAATCTTAACAATTTCTATCATCTCGTCTATTTTTTTATTTCACGATTATCAATCGTTTTTTCATTTATTTAAAGTAAATTCATCTATCCTATCATTGGGAGTTGTCAGTGGGATTATCATCGTTATATTAGATCTTATTTTGATGAGAGTTCTACCTCAACATTATTATGACGATGGTGGGGTAAATGAAAAAATATTTAAAGACCGCTCATTCCTTGAGATTCTTTTTTTAGCAGCAGTCATTGCATTCAGTGAGGAGCTCCTATTTAGAGGAGTCATTCAAACGAATTTCGGAATGGTTATTGCTAGTATCGTTTTTGCCATTGCACATATTCGGTACTGGGGACATTGGTTTTTGATCGTAAACATTGTAGTTTTAAGTTTTTTGATGGGCTTGGTTTACGAGATTTCTGACCATAATGTTGTGACAACAATCGTCATGCATTTTATTGTTGATTTTTTGCTTGGTTTAAGTATCAAATATA